The Thiomicrorhabdus aquaedulcis sequence GCCTGGTTAAGTCTGTTTTGGTGCAAGTGACGTTAAGTTAATGCACGTTAATAGGCTATTTTATGCGATGTGATGGCCGTGTTATGGCCTATTTATTTATCTATCTGTTTGAAAATCCAATTAAAAGCCCCCGATGGAACGTATTGCGCTTTAAAACGTTCTAATCATTTAATTAAGCTGGATTTTACGATGCAAGAGTTTTTAAAGGTCTATAAAGAACACCAAGATGAGATTGAGCAGTTTGTGCTGCAAAGTCTTAAAAACATGGGTGGCATGACCGACTTTACCGAAAAAGATTTTCAGGCGCTGTTTACCCCCTTTCCGTCGATGGAGCTGATTTACGGTGTCGATAAAAACATGCTGCAAATCACGCCTAATATTGGGCGCAAAACCATGGACACCGGGGCGGTAGGGCGCGACCGCAGTTACTTAAAACGCAAGTTAACCACGCTAGAAGAAGGTTTTTGCATCAGTGTGCCGTACGTGAGCTCGGCCAGTGGTGAGTTGTGTGTGACGGTGATGATTGAAGGCCCAAAATGCAATGTGTTTATTGATTTTGAAGTGTCGGTACTGTTAACCCGCTTGGGGTTGGTGGAGCTGCATGAAAACTTTAACAAGGTGCTCAAAGGCTTTTACATTTTGGTGGGCGGCTTGCTCATGTTGTTTGCTTTGCTGGCGATTGGCTACGCTATTTTTGAATACGTGAATCATCTATTGACCGACAAAACCTTGAGCTTAGAGCAAATTTTTAAACCCATTGTGTCGCTCACTTTGGGTTTGGCCATTTTTGATTTGGCCAAAACCATTTTAGAACGCGAGGTGTTTTTTAAGAACTACGCCGAAGACGAAAAAGGCGACAGCCGTTTGCTGGCTAAGTTTTTAATCGCTATTATTGTGGCCTTGTCGATTGAGGCGCTGATGGTGGTGTTTAAAATCGCCATTAACGATTATTCGCAAATGCTCTACGCGTTGTATTTAATTATAGGCGTGGCGTTAATTATTTTTGCTTTGGGTTTTTATCAAGCCATGTCGCGCAAAAAATAATCGGTATTTTTTTAACACGCATGCGGAGCTTGCCATGCTTAAATTAGTGGTGTCCGATTTAGACGGCACACTGTTAAACCCAAAACACAGGTTAACCGCTAAAACCATTGCTACCGTGCAAAGCCTGGTAAAGAGTGGCGTGCCATTTATGTTGGCCACTGGACGGCATTATCAAGACGTGTATTTGTTGGCTAAGCAGTTGCAAGTGCCCATGTACCTCATTACCTCTAACGGTGCGCGGGTGCATAAAGCGTGCGGCACTTTGTTGTACGAAGACCACATTCCCGAACCCTTAGTGGCCAAGGTGTTGGCGTTGTCGGCGGGCTTTGACATTCATCGCAATCTCTACCAACAAGACCTTTGGCTGGTAGAAGAGCCGCACCCTGAACTATTGGCTTTGCACGCCGAATCGGGGTTTAAGTACCAGCAAACCGACTTTGGCCGCTTGGCATTGCAGCTCATTGATAAAATTTACTTTACCGCCGATCACGCTGTTTTGGTGCCGTTAGAGCAACAATTACGCGCTCAGTTGGGTTCGCAATTAATGATTACCTTTACCTCGCCCGAATATTTAGAAGTGATGAACGCTGGAGTGTCTAAAGGCCATGCGTTAGCCAAATTGTTGGCGCTAAAAGGCATTAATCCTGCGGATGTGATGGTGCTGGGCGACGGCATGAACGACAAAGAAATGTTGGCGTTGGTAGGGCATCCCGTGATGATGGACAACGCCGTACCGGTGGTAAAAGCGTTGCTGCCTAATGCCCCAATAGCACGCTCCAACGCCGAAGACGGTGTGGCGTGTTATTTAACAGACTATTTTAATTTGTAAGTTTAACCAGGCCTGGTCAAACGTATTTTAAGGTTTTTTAAGGCGTTTTTAAGTGTGTTAAATGGATTCATTGGCGGGCGTATTAAAGGGCTGCTGCTTTTGACGAGAGAGTTGCCATTTTTGCACCGCAATAGTGGCAAACAATAATCCGCCTGCGCTGACCGCAATAGACGCGGATATGGCGCTGTCGAGCCAAAAAGCCAAACCGTAGCCTAAAATCACCGCCATTTGCGAAAAGCCCACCGCCAACCACAGCATTTGCTTGAGCGAACGAGCTATTAAATACGCGGTACTGGCGGGAATCACCAACAACGCGACCACCAAAATTGCGCCCACTGCATCAAACGAGGCCACAGTGGTGAGCGACACCAGCGTCATTAAAAAGTAATGCCAAAACACTACGTTAATACCCAAAGAGATGGCCAATGCGGGATGAAATGCCACCGCATTAAGGCGCGAAAACCCTATCAGAATCGACGTTAATACCACGCCAAACACCACAGCTATGCTCCAAAAGGCGCGCGGGCCAATGTCCCAATAAGTGGCCTGGTTTGCAACGTCGCTTTTTAAGGTGTTTAAAGCACCAATTGTGATGGTATCAAACGGTATAAAAGCAATTTCACCGTATAAGACGCACTCTTGGTCTAAGTCAATTTGGCCGCTGTACAGCGACACTAAAATCACCCCAATTGAAAAAAACAGCGTAAAGACAATGCCAATACTGGCATCGCTTTGCAGCTTGCCAACCCTTTGCAAGCTGTCGCTTAACCAAGCGGTTAATAAGCCAATAAACACCGCGCCGGTAAGCATCACGGGCAGGGAGCGGCTGTCGGTGATTAAAAATGCCAAGACCAAACCCAGTAACACCGAATGACTGATGGCGTCGCCCATTAATGCTTGGCGGCGTAAAATTAAAAATACGCCCACCAGCGCACAAGACGCGGCCACTAAGGCGGCGGTGGCGACAATCCAAAGATCGTACATCATACATTTACTCCCTTAGGCGTAATCATCGGTGCGCTGAGTGTTTTTTCGGCGCTGATGCCCATGTCGTATTCGATTTGATTGGCTTGTGCATCGGTTAAAATATGCTCAATGCGTTCGGCTTGTTTGTGGGCTTGCGCCCCGTTTAGAGCCACTTCTTGATTAAGGTAGTTTTCCCATAAACGATGTCGATGGGTAAGCAGCGCGGCTTGTTCTAATCCCGCAGGGGTTAAGGCAATGCCGTTGGATGTGACGTGTACCAAGCCTTTTTTTGCCAATAAGTTAAGCGTGTGTTTAAGGGTGTTTAATTCTAAACTTCGTTGCGCTTGGATTTCAGCGTAATGAAATAAAGAATCTTTAAAGTCGTTTCTTTCTAATAGCTTATAGAGTGTTCTTAATACATTTTCTTTGGCTATTTTGCGACCAAGCCTGCGTCGTTGGAGTGCGCGATTGAGCAGACCCTTGTAGGGGGCAAACAAGAGCGAAATAAAGAATAGCAAAGCAAGATTGACCACCATCCACGGTCCGGTGGGCATGGCGGGTGCTAAATATGAAATGTGCGTGCTCACCAGAGCGCTGATGGCGCCTAGAGCGGCAGCAATCATTAAAATACGCGCCAATTGATTGCTCCAAAATCGTGCAGCCGCCGCAGGTGTTAACAGAACGGCGGCCATAAGAACCACGCCCACCAATTGTAAGCCTACCACCACAGCCAGCACAATCAGTAACGCCAGCAGCAATTCGTAACCGGTGACGTTGACACCCAAGGTACGGGCGTATTGGCGGTTAAAGGCAATTAAACGTAATTTGTGAAAAAACATCACCACGTTAATAAGCACAAAAATGGTCACAGCCAATAAAAGGTTGATGTCGTCGCGTGTCATAGCGGCGGCTTGACCAAAAAGAATTTTGTCTAAGCCACTTTTGTTTTCAACTTCTAAGCCTTGAATATACGACAACAACATAAGCCCCAAGGCAAAAAAGAACGAAAGGGTAATGGCCAGGGCGGCATCGGCTTTAATTTTGGTGTGCTTGGGCAACCAGTCAATGAGGTAAAACCCTACAAAACTGCTTATCATCGCTCCCAATAACATCACCCAGGGGTCGCGAGTTTGCAACAGTAAAAAAGCCATCATCACCCCAGGTAAGGCTGCGTGTGCTAAGGCATCGCCAATTAAGGCACGTTTACGTAACAGCGCAAAACCACCAATAACCGAGGCGCTTATGCCCAGTAGCATACTGCCGGCTAATACCCATACTACGTTCATGTCGTCAAAACGCCAAAAGTGGGTCAAGCTTTGCCATACGGACGGGCTGTTTAGCAGTTCAAAGTGGGGCATGGGCGAATGCTCCTAGTGGTTTTGTTAATAATTTATTGCTCATCGTGAACGGTGTTTAGTTTGGTGCGGTACATCTCTTGGGTTAAATCGTTTAATAGCGACAAACGCCCGCCGTAGGTTTTGTTGAGGTTGTCTTTGGTTAACACGGTTTCAACTGGACCACAGGCTATTAATCGGGCATTGATGAAAATAATCCAATCAAAATATTCGCCCACGGTATTTAAATCGTGATGCACGCACACAATGGTTTTTTGTTGTGCTTTTAACGTGCTAAACAGCTCAATAATGGCTTTTTCAGTGGTAACGTCTACCCCCGCAAACGGTTCGTCCATTAAGTATAAACAGGCTTGTTGTGCCAAAGCGCGCGCTAAAAATACCCGTTGTTGTTGACCCCCTGACAGTTCGTTAATTTGACGGTCTTTAAAGTCCCACATTTGTAAATCTTTGAGTGCTTGTTCGGCAATTTGAATGTCTTCAAGACGCGGTCTTTGCCAAAATTTAAGTTGACCGTGGCGCCCCATTAAAACTACGTCTAGCACATTAATGGGAAAATCCCAGTCAATTTCTTCACGCTGTGGCACATAGGCCGTAACCAAACGCTTTTGTGCTAAGGGTTCGCCAAAAAATTGCACTTTTCCTTCAGTCAGTGGCTCTAACCCCATGATTCCTTTTAGTAAAGTCGATTTACCCGCTCCGTTTGGGCCTACAATAGCAATGGTTTTACCTTGTGGGATTTCAAAACTTACGTCGGTTAACACTGGTTTGTGTTGATAGCGCATGCTTAAGTTTTCGACCTTTAGGGGCGCAATGGCGGGGCGCGTTTGCGACATAGTGTTACCTTTTGGGTTCAGTTAAGTTGAGTTGAGATGAATTGATGTACAAGCGACTAAATTCTTAATGTGTTTATTTTAGGGCTTGTACTACGGTGGTGACGTTGTGCTTAACCATGCCAAAGTAGGTGCCGCTGGGCGTGCCACTTAAGCCCATAGCATCGGAATACAATTCGCCCCCAACTTGCAAGGCATGGCCTTCGGCGCGACTGCCCTCAACTAATGATTGAATTAAACGCGGCGACACGCTGGATTCGATAAAAACGGCTTTAATATTTTGCGCCATAATAAGGTCTTTTAAACGTTTTAAATCTTGCAATCCAAATTCGGATGCCGTGCTAACCCCTTGTAAACCAAGTACTTTAAGTCCGTATGCTTGACCAAAATAACCAAAAGCGTCGTGTGCGGTAATTAACACGCGTTGCGCGGGCGGAATTTGATTGATTTGGGCTTTAATCCAGTCGTTAAGCTCGGTCATATTGCCGAGGTAAGTGTTGGCTTGGGTTTGATAGACGGCACTGTTGTTGGGGTCTTGTTGCTGAAGATGCGCTAAAACGCGCAGGCCTGCTTGGTGCCACAAGGCTAAATCAAACCAAATGTGAGGGTCAGGATGGCCATCGTGAAACAAGAGTTGGCTTTTTTCAAGAGTGTCGCTGATGGCAAACACTGGTTTTTTTGAGCCATTTTTTCAAATAAGCTTTGCATTTTGCCTTCAAGCATTAAGCCGTTGTAAAAAATAATGTCGGCTTGGCTTAAACGGCGTAAATCGCCTTGAGTAGCTTTGTAAAGGTGCGGGTCTACGCCCGAGCCCATCAATGCGGTAACGGTAACGTGTTTGCCGCCAATGTTTTGCACCAGGTCGGCAATCATGGCGGTGGTGGTGACAATGTTAAGGGGAGCGGTTGTGGTTGGACTGGCGTAGGCGTTTGAGCCAAATAAAGTCACCAGGCCTGCTAACAATAACCTTAATAAAGTAGTGCGTGTGGCACAGGTAAAACAGGCGTTCATGGTCAGTTCCTATGTTAAAGCGGGTTATTGAATCGGGTTAAATTTTAAACACGGGGCGATTTTTCTTGCCTTGTGCATTTTGCGATTTTTTACCGAGTGGTTTTTTTTCTGCCGTGCGGGTAAGTTGCACCATCACTTCGGCGTGAGTGGTGTGGGCAAACATGTCTACCAGGCCTGCTTGGGTTAAACGGTAACCTTGTTTTTCAAGCTCTTTAATGTCGCGAATTAAGGTCGCGGCGTTGCACGACACATAAACAATAATGGGCGCGTTCAGTTGTCCCAGTATTTTACACAGCTCAAACGCCCCTTGACGACCGGGGTCTAATAATACACTTTGGTAGGTTTTTTTGTAAAACCACGGCATTTGTTCTACATCGGTAAACAGGTCGGCTTTATGAAATGTGGCGTTATTCATTTTATTAAGTTGGGCGTTGTGTTGCGCTCTGGTCACCAATGGTTTTTCGCCTTCAACGCCTATTACCTGTTTTACGTGTTGCGCAATGGGCAGTGTAAAGTTGCCAATGCCGCAAAAAAGATCTAGCACCGTATCGTTTGGCGTGAGCTTGAGCCAGTCGATTGCTTGGTTGACCAGGCGCGCATTGAGTTCGCCATTAATTTGAATAAAGCCGTCGGCTGAAAACTCAAGCGTTAATTCATTTAAACGATAGTGAGGGATTTGTTCGCTGGGCGCGAGTCCAAACACGCCGTTGTCGCCCTGGGCGATGTTAATTTCTTTGTAAGCGCGACTGGCTTGTTCTAACAGTTGGGGTTTGTGGGCTTGAATGGCTTGGTTAAGCTCTGCGCTAAGAATGGGGCAGTGCTCAATATCGACCAGTTCAACCGACTCTTTTTGTCTAAACCCTAAGCGCGCTACTTTGTCTTTTTGCTAATGGCTAAGCCCAGGCGCGCGCGACGACGATAGCCTTGGTCTTGGCCAAAAATGGGCTCGGCGATGTGGGCGTGGGTGCTGTCAACCGCTTGGGTAAGGCGCGTGATAAAGTTTTGGTTTTTCCAAAAACGTTGGGCTTCAATGCTTAAATGCTGTAATTGACAGCCACCGCATTGCGCGTAATGCGCGCAAAATGGCGCAACACGTTGTGGTGAAGGTTCAATAATAGACAGCAATTGCGCTTCGTCGTATTGGTCGCTTTGCACGCGAACTTTGGCGTTGACTACGTCGCCGGGTA is a genomic window containing:
- a CDS encoding HAD family hydrolase — protein: MLKLVVSDLDGTLLNPKHRLTAKTIATVQSLVKSGVPFMLATGRHYQDVYLLAKQLQVPMYLITSNGARVHKACGTLLYEDHIPEPLVAKVLALSAGFDIHRNLYQQDLWLVEEPHPELLALHAESGFKYQQTDFGRLALQLIDKIYFTADHAVLVPLEQQLRAQLGSQLMITFTSPEYLEVMNAGVSKGHALAKLLALKGINPADVMVLGDGMNDKEMLALVGHPVMMDNAVPVVKALLPNAPIARSNAEDGVACYLTDYFNL
- a CDS encoding metal ABC transporter permease, which gives rise to MMYDLWIVATAALVAASCALVGVFLILRRQALMGDAISHSVLLGLVLAFLITDSRSLPVMLTGAVFIGLLTAWLSDSLQRVGKLQSDASIGIVFTLFFSIGVILVSLYSGQIDLDQECVLYGEIAFIPFDTITIGALNTLKSDVANQATYWDIGPRAFWSIAVVFGVVLTSILIGFSRLNAVAFHPALAISLGINVVFWHYFLMTLVSLTTVASFDAVGAILVVALLVIPASTAYLIARSLKQMLWLAVGFSQMAVILGYGLAFWLDSAISASIAVSAGGLLFATIAVQKWQLSRQKQQPFNTPANESI
- a CDS encoding iron chelate uptake ABC transporter family permease subunit — encoded protein: MPHFELLNSPSVWQSLTHFWRFDDMNVVWVLAGSMLLGISASVIGGFALLRKRALIGDALAHAALPGVMMAFLLLQTRDPWVMLLGAMISSFVGFYLIDWLPKHTKIKADAALAITLSFFFALGLMLLSYIQGLEVENKSGLDKILFGQAAAMTRDDINLLLAVTIFVLINVVMFFHKLRLIAFNRQYARTLGVNVTGYELLLALLIVLAVVVGLQLVGVVLMAAVLLTPAAAARFWSNQLARILMIAAALGAISALVSTHISYLAPAMPTGPWMVVNLALLFFISLLFAPYKGLLNRALQRRRLGRKIAKENVLRTLYKLLERNDFKDSLFHYAEIQAQRSLELNTLKHTLNLLAKKGLVHVTSNGIALTPAGLEQAALLTHRHRLWENYLNQEVALNGAQAHKQAERIEHILTDAQANQIEYDMGISAEKTLSAPMITPKGVNV
- a CDS encoding metal ABC transporter ATP-binding protein is translated as MSQTRPAIAPLKVENLSMRYQHKPVLTDVSFEIPQGKTIAIVGPNGAGKSTLLKGIMGLEPLTEGKVQFFGEPLAQKRLVTAYVPQREEIDWDFPINVLDVVLMGRHGQLKFWQRPRLEDIQIAEQALKDLQMWDFKDRQINELSGGQQQRVFLARALAQQACLYLMDEPFAGVDVTTEKAIIELFSTLKAQQKTIVCVHHDLNTVGEYFDWIIFINARLIACGPVETVLTKDNLNKTYGGRLSLLNDLTQEMYRTKLNTVHDEQ
- the rlmD gene encoding 23S rRNA (uracil(1939)-C(5))-methyltransferase RlmD, with product MFGLAPSEQIPHYRLNELTLEFSADGFIQINGELNARLVNQAIDWLKLTPNDTVLDLFCGIGNFTLPIAQHVKQVIGVEGEKPLVTRAQHNAQLNKMNNATFHKADLFTDVEQMPWFYKKTYQSVLLDPGRQGAFELCKILGQLNAPIIVYVSCNAATLIRDIKELEKQGYRLTQAGLVDMFAHTTHAEVMVQLTRTAEKKPLGKKSQNAQGKKNRPVFKI
- a CDS encoding TRAM domain-containing protein, with the protein product MTHLNQTLTSLTIEGLSHDGRGIARFEGKAIFISDAVPGDVVNAKVRVQSDQYDEAQLLSIIEPSPQRVAPFCAHYAQCGGCQLQHLSIEAQRFWKNQNFITRLTQAVDSTHAHIAEPIFGQDQGYRRRARLGLAISKKTK